In Bacillus sp. S3, the sequence AATCAGACCAGTTCATTTTTCGTTTTAAATAATCACGAAAGGAATAGCAGCTTTTTTCTTGTGGATGAGTGTAAATGTATGAAACAAAGATTTGCAGCCGTACTTGAATCATAAAATAATAACGATTATTTATGGCTAATACAGGGATGTCAATTACTTTAATTTTTTGTCCAACAACATTTTTGAACTCTAGACTTTTACATAACAAAATATCATCTTCTTTTTCCGTTTTCTTTATAGTATAAACTATTTTTTATTGAAATTTATCTAAATATTAAGTGTTCAAAAATAATTCAGACTTTTCATCTTAAAGCGAGGGGACAGGCAAGTGTTTCAGTTAAAACACTTGGCCTGTCCCCATGTCATACTCAAGCAAGTCTCATCTTAAAATCTTGATAGCCAAATTGGTGAACAATCCGGCAGTCTCCATCTTTAGCTTGTACAGCGATGGCTGGTAATGGCATGCCGTTGAAAGTCGTGTTTTTGACCATCGTATAGATCGCCATATCACCAAAAACTAAACGGTCGCCGCTCTTTAATGGCTGATCGAAAGAATAATCTCCGATGACGTCGCCTGTAAGACAGGTTTGCCCGCCAAGTCGATAGGTGAATGGTTTCTCGCCTGCTTCACCTGATCCAAGAAGTGGAGGACGATAAGGCATTTCCAGCACATCTGGCATATGGCAGGTGGCAGAAGTATCAAGAATTGCAATATCCATTCCGTTTTGATGTAAATCAAGTACGGATGTAATGAGATAACCTGCATTAAGGGCGATTGCTTCTCCAGGCTCAAGATAAACTTCTAAATTATATTTATCCTGCATTCTCTTAATACAAGCTTCTAATCTCGGAATATCGTAATCTTCCCTTGTGATGTGGTGACCGCCGCCGAAATTGATCCATTCCATTTGTGGCAGCCATTCTCCAAACCTTTCTTCAACCGCATTAAGTGTAGTTTCCAAGTCATCAGAGTTTTGCTGACAGAGTGTGTGGAAATGCAAACCTGAAACACCTTCAAGCAATTCGGGACGGAAATGCTCACGGGTTACACCGAATCGAGAACCTGGTGAACATGGATCATATATGGCATGGCCAATTTGTGTTGAGCATTCAGGATTGATGCGCAGGCCAACTTTCCTGCCAGCTTTAAGAGCTTTAGCTTTAAATTTTTCTAGCTGTGAAAAAGAATTAAAGATAATATGATCGCAAATCGAGATAATTTCATCGATTTCATCTTCACGGTAGGCAGGGGCAAAGACGTGATTCTCTTTGCCCATTTCTTCGTAACCTAGACGTGCCTCGAATAATCCACTTGCGGTAGTACCACTTAAATATGTTCCAATGAGGGGATACATTGTTGTCATAGAAAATGCCTTTTGTGCCAAAACAATCTTAGCTCCTGTACGCTGCATAACACCGTTAAGGATTTTTAGATTTCTTTCGACGAGACTTTCATCGACGACATAACATGGTGTTGGTAATTCTTCAAACCGCATTTTATTTAATTAGCTCCGCTTCTTTTTTTTGAGCAGGTTCATCGTCAACAAGAACTGGATTAAAATCTTCTACCCATGGCAGTCCCCATTTGTTTAATTCTTCCATGAATGGATCTGGATCAAATTCTTCAATATTGTATACGCCAGCTTTGTTCCATTTACCGGTCATGATCATCGCTGCACCGATCATGGCAGGCACACCTGTTGTATAAGAAACGGCTTGAGAGCCAACTTCCCTATAGCACTCTTGGTGGTCACATACATTGTATACATAATAGGTTTTTTCTTTTCCGTCCTTTTTTCCTCTAAAAATACAGCCGATGTTTGTTTTGCCAACTGTACGAGGTCCTAGGGTTGCCGGATCTGGTAATACTGCCTTTAAGAATTGAAGCGGGATGATTTGTTTTCCTTCGAATTCAATTGGCTCAATGGAAGTCATTCCAACATTTTCAAGGGCCTTAAGGTGTGTAAGATAGCTTTGGCCAAATGTCATGAAGAAACGAATACGCTTAATCCCAGGGATATTTTGAGCAAGAGACTCAAGTTCTTCGTGGTATAGCAAGTACATATCTTTCTGACCCACTTCAGCAAAGTTATACTCACGCTTGATTTCCATTGGCTCCGTTTCAATCCATTCGCCGTTTTCCCAATAACGACCGTTGGCAGAAACTTCACGAATATTGATTTCAGGGTTGAAATTTGTGGCGAACGGATAGCCATGGTCACCGCCATTACAGTCAAGGATGTCAATATATTCGATTTCATCAAAATAATGTTTTAACGCATAAGCAGAGAATACGCCAGTTACACCTGGGTCAAAGCCGCTGCCTAAAAGAGCAGTAATGCCGGCTTTTTCAAAACGCTCACGGTATTCCCATTGCCATTTGTATTCAAATTTAGCTGTATCTTCTGGCTCATAGTTTGCGGTATCCATGTAGTGTGTTTTTGTTGCAAGACAAGCATCCATGATGGTTAAGTCTTGGTACGGTAACGCTAAATTCATCACAATATCAGGTTTTACTTCATTGATTAATGCGATTAACTCATCTACATTATCTGCATCCACTTGTGCAGTTGTAATTTTTGTTTTGCGGCCATCAAGTTTGGCTTTTAAATCATCACATTTTGATTTTGTCCGGCTTGCAATGCAGATTTCTTCAAATACCTCACTGTTTTGAACGCATTTGTGGACGGCAACGGATGCCACGCCGCCAGCACCAATAATAAGAGCTTTCCCCATGTTTTTAATCTCCTGACTTAATAGATTTTTTAAAAAAATTGCACAACAACAAAAAAAGCAAGTGTAAAACGCAAACCTGCGCACAACACTTGCTTTAGATATAA encodes:
- a CDS encoding DUF2535 family protein; this encodes MLCKSLEFKNVVGQKIKVIDIPVLAINNRYYFMIQVRLQIFVSYIYTHPQEKSCYSFRDYLKRKMNWSDFKDLFSAQEVENRA
- the nspC gene encoding carboxynorspermidine decarboxylase, producing the protein MRFEELPTPCYVVDESLVERNLKILNGVMQRTGAKIVLAQKAFSMTTMYPLIGTYLSGTTASGLFEARLGYEEMGKENHVFAPAYREDEIDEIISICDHIIFNSFSQLEKFKAKALKAGRKVGLRINPECSTQIGHAIYDPCSPGSRFGVTREHFRPELLEGVSGLHFHTLCQQNSDDLETTLNAVEERFGEWLPQMEWINFGGGHHITREDYDIPRLEACIKRMQDKYNLEVYLEPGEAIALNAGYLITSVLDLHQNGMDIAILDTSATCHMPDVLEMPYRPPLLGSGEAGEKPFTYRLGGQTCLTGDVIGDYSFDQPLKSGDRLVFGDMAIYTMVKNTTFNGMPLPAIAVQAKDGDCRIVHQFGYQDFKMRLA
- a CDS encoding saccharopine dehydrogenase family protein → MGKALIIGAGGVASVAVHKCVQNSEVFEEICIASRTKSKCDDLKAKLDGRKTKITTAQVDADNVDELIALINEVKPDIVMNLALPYQDLTIMDACLATKTHYMDTANYEPEDTAKFEYKWQWEYRERFEKAGITALLGSGFDPGVTGVFSAYALKHYFDEIEYIDILDCNGGDHGYPFATNFNPEINIREVSANGRYWENGEWIETEPMEIKREYNFAEVGQKDMYLLYHEELESLAQNIPGIKRIRFFMTFGQSYLTHLKALENVGMTSIEPIEFEGKQIIPLQFLKAVLPDPATLGPRTVGKTNIGCIFRGKKDGKEKTYYVYNVCDHQECYREVGSQAVSYTTGVPAMIGAAMIMTGKWNKAGVYNIEEFDPDPFMEELNKWGLPWVEDFNPVLVDDEPAQKKEAELIK